A single Lolium perenne isolate Kyuss_39 chromosome 6, Kyuss_2.0, whole genome shotgun sequence DNA region contains:
- the LOC139832602 gene encoding uncharacterized protein: MSLFRECLDDCGLFDLGFSGPKYTWNNRQCEEDHVKVRLDRAVGNGDFTARFDDCSVENIITTTSDHLAIPINLSMLNRRDRATPVQHGFRFEAAWLRAPDYKEVLEKAWTEKSDGDVSLQSTWATLHQVAGSLQSWSREVFGAIRKKIRKMEQKLHHLRLSTSNEGVDEIRNIEKDLCELFDREESVLDAIPRKVSDEMNANLTKEYTNEEIKTALFQMGPTKAPGLDGFPALFYQTHWDFLEEAICQAVRSFLDGSPLPDGFCDSVIVLIPKVLTNRLKLILPMVVSEHQSAFVPGRLITDNALIAFKCLHTIRQQQAKRPYFALKVDMMKAYDRVEWDYLLGCLQRLGFHQDWINTVMRCVTMVRYAVRINGDLTEPVLKGHYYPNCDFWDAPKPRSSSYTWRSIQFGMQLVKDGDRWGIGDGKKTKILTDKWIPEVPPYTLRPRIPLMPDQTVDTLMLDGTSSWDSELIRTIFDDEVAAKILQVPISRHGGDDFASWPWTRFGSYSVRSAYHLARSERVASDRSKHGQGSSSVVSDNSKIWKKLWASKASGKMKITLWRFAHDCLPCGHQLQKRHVPTPSTCVYCNKHETVEHALLFCPYVDEVWREVKADFHIHPDRKAFISPRVWTLDFVDRCYDLEATVLMVSLWHIWDARNKYREGEVFMHPKSIAAKIKAYIDMICIHLYKPTNATRREPSSSTPKWVPPPAGYSRVIFASDCQSVINRVNAGMMDRSCYGPVIEDIKRLILLPG; this comes from the exons ATGTCTCTTTTTCGAGAGTGCTTGGATGATTGTGGACTGTTCGACCTCGGTTTTTCAGGCCCCAAATATACATGGAATAATAGACAATGTGAAGAAGATCATGTCAAGGTTAGATTGGACAGAGCTGTTGGTAACGGGGATTTCACCGCACGGTTTGATGATTGCTCGGTGGAGAATATCATCACAACAACCTCTGATCATCTAGCCATCCCGATAAATCTTTCTATGCTTAACAGACGGGATCGTGCTACGCCAGTCCAGCACGGTTTCCGCTTTGAGGCTGCCTGGTTGAGGGCACCGGATTACAAAGAGGTTTTGGAGAAGGCTTGGACAGAGAAGTCTGATGGTGACGTTTCACTCCAGTCTACTTGGGCTACGCTCCATCAGGTTGCTGGCTCGCTTCAGTCTTGGAGTCGGGAGGTCTTTGGGGCTATTCGCAAAAAGATTCGCAAGATGGAACAGAAATTACACCATTTGCGCTTGTCAACGTCCAATGAAGGGGTTGATGAGATCCGTAATATTGAAAAGGATCTCTGTGAGCTCTTTGATCGGGAGGAG tctgttcttgatgctattcCTCGCAAGGTATCTGATGAGATGAATGCCAATTTAACCAAGGAGTATACAAACGAGGAGATCAAGACAGCTCTCTTCCAGATGGGTCCGACCAAGGCACCGGGCCTCGACGGCTTCCCGGCGCTCTTCTACCAAACCCATTGGGATTTCTTAGAGGAGGCAATTTGCCAAGCAGTTAGGAGTTTTCTTGATGGGAGCCCTTTACCTGATGGCTTTTGTGACTCTGTTATTGTGCTGATACCGAAAGTGTTGACGAATCGTTTAAAGCTCATTTTGCCGATGGTGGTGTCTGAACATCAAAGTGCTTTTGTTCCGGGGCGTTTGATCACGGACAATGCGCTTATTGCTTTTAAGTGCCTACATACAATCAGACAACAACAAGCTAAGCGGCCATATTTTGCTCTGAAGGTGGATATGATGAAAGCTTATGACCGAGTTGAATGGGATTATCTTCTCGGGTGCCTTCAGAGGTTGGGTTTTCACCAGGATTGGATCAACACTGTGATGAGGTGTGTGACTATGGTGAGATATGCAGTTCGGATTAATGGTGATCTAACTGAACCT GTGCTGAAAGGGCATTATTATCCAAACTGTGATTTCTGGGATGCTCCAAAGCCCCGTTCCTCTTCGTATACTTGGAGAAGCATCCAGTTTGGTATGCAGCTGGTGAAGGACGGTGATCGATGGGGCATCGGTGACGGGAAGAAAACTAAAATTCTTACAGACAAGTGGATTCCGGAGGTGCCTCCTTATACCCTGCGCCCTCGGATCCCTCTGATGCCCGATCAGACTGTGGATACACTGATGCTGGATGGTACTTCCTCATGGGACTCGGAGCTCATCCGAACCATCTTTGATGATGAGGTTGCAGCCAAGATCTTACAAGTACCGATCAGCCGTCATGGTGGCGATGATTTCGCCTCCTGGCCCTGGACTCGTTTTGGTAGCTACTCCGTGCGGTCTGCATATCATCTTGCAAGGTCGGAGAGGGTGGCTTCTGATCGAAGCAAACATGGGcaaggttcatcttcagttgtatctgataattccaaaatctggAAGAAGCTTTGGGCGAGCAAGGCGTCGGGAAAGATGAAGATCACACTCTGGAGGTTCGCTCATGACTGCCTTCCCTGCGGTCATCAACTCCAGAAGCGGCATGTCCCTACTCCCTCGACGTGTGTATACTGCAACAAACACGAGACAGTCGAGCATGCTCTTTTGTTCTGCCCCTATGTCGACGAGGTGTGGCGTGAAGTGAAAGCTGATTTCCATATCCATCCCGACAGAAAGGCTTTCATCTCTCCAAGAGTCTGGACTCTTGACTTCGTTGACCGCTGTTATGATCTAGAAGCAACAGTATTGATGGTGTCTCTCTGGCACATTTGGGATGCTAGAAATAAGTACCGCGAGGGTGAAGTTTTTATGCATCCTAAGTCTATTGCTGCTAAGATCAAGGCTTACATTGATATGATATGTATTCATCTTTACAAGCCGACGAATGCTACAAGGCGTGAAccttcttcatcaacaccaaaatGGGTTCCGCCGCCTGCAG GCTACTCCAGGGTCATTTTTGCTTCTGATTGTCAGTCGGTGATCAATCGCGTCAATGCTGGGATGATGGACCGGTCTTGCTATGGACCAGTGATCGAGGATATTAAGCGTCTG ATACTACTGCCAGGATGA
- the LOC127306337 gene encoding dof zinc finger protein 4, whose product MQDFQSIPGLAGRLFGGAAAAADIRRAQAQQGLPASRCGVFSQAPPEAVKCPRCESTNTKFCYYNNYNLSQPRHFCKSCRRYWTKGGVLRNVPVGGGCRKAKRSSSSSSTAAPSTPAATEAKNQRRASASSSGRSNSGSTSPTAVAAETTATAPPAPATPSSNSNTINFASRSPNYPFAADVPPPAPIFADQAAALASLFAPPPPPPLPVFNFSAALPKTEEAIGSALIAGQEPEVPTSNSTVADMAPFMSLDTGMFELGDDASPAAYWNAGSCWADVPDPSVYLP is encoded by the coding sequence ATGCAGGACTTCCAATCTATCCCGGGCCTCGCCGGGCGACTGTTCGGCGGCGCGGCCGCGGCGGCAGACATCCGGCGCGCGCAGGCGCAGCAGGGCCTTCCGGCTTCTCGGTGCGGTGTGTTCTCGCAGGCGCCGCCGGAGGCGGTGAAGTGCCCGCGGTGCGAGTCCACCAACACCAAGTTCTGCtactacaacaactacaacctgTCCCAGCCGCGCCACTTCTGCAAGAGCTGCCGCCGGTACTGGACCAAGGGCGGCGTCCTCCGCAACGTCCCCGTCGGCGGCGGCTGCCGCAAGGCCAAGCGCAGCTCGTCCTCGTCGTCAACCGCGGCCCCGTCGACGCCAGCGGCCACGGAAGCCAAGAACCAGCGGCGCGCGTCCGCGTCCTCCTCTGGCCGCTCCAACAGCGGCAGCACGAGTCCCACGGCCGTCGCGGCGGAGACGACGGCGACAGCTCCTCCCGCCCCGGCTACGCCCTCGTCCAACTCCAACACCATCAACTTCGCGAGCCGCAGCCCGAATTACCCCTTCGCGGCAGACGTGCCACCACCGGCGCCGATATTCGCCGACCAGGCGGCCGCGCTCGCGTCCCTcttcgcgccgcctcctcctccgcctctcccgGTGTTCAACTTCTCGGCGGCGCTGCCCAAGACGGAGGAGGCGATCGGCTCTGCGCTGATCGCGGGCCAGGAGCCAGAGGTGCCCACGTCTAACTCTACCGTCGCCGACATGGCGCCCTTCATGTCCCTGGACACGGGCATGTTCGAGCTCGGCGACGATGCGTCGCCGGCCGCGTACTGGAACGCCGGGAGCTGCTGGGCGGACGTCCCGGATCCGTCCGTCTACCTACCCTAG